From a region of the Triticum aestivum cultivar Chinese Spring chromosome 7D, IWGSC CS RefSeq v2.1, whole genome shotgun sequence genome:
- the LOC123168097 gene encoding uncharacterized protein, with product MALVPNCPPDLRIYDSVYDCGLSSRREQAEHRSRLLDKIRDSYRKALERLNPRARPGMAARFLHAGGFCLGFVDPVSNVLANTLVSHGRAESAGERDLVYVPEEKLRDLERRSLDGLVTFLTRFFPYLPDCHAVRFLLLADAHPMVALRIAASDLGISRIGSDKRAFDEALGMAFKCAAMAAKHPDPDRLLRDWLAISSRLPDNVGLLAEVRRRSPPSTLDKVAKLVDGSPLPLDSCLWLSFLVAGSRLGSVPHLHSSALKGTLQDAVHGFYLQALARLPAGELRSRFHRSLLVAGNCYGPLDPVSNIIINTIWYDAAFPQTAKLEVDVIGTMILHRMENCSLFGLISFLCTRHHHIDFNQAIRCLLQANGNLLQADHRLDAGFRREFTTGLEKSFLAAARAAYHPNPDAQAKLLHSCPSQEISRLLQGSGQLSSEEVQCLARLLCPEAACSEQPLRPHPDYLFSHTRISKKISAALSAYAAMLGGETMYELHTICGVNECVSGPVGTDAKCYHTHANFLATPKGAQFPTGTTPLLFFAEVCNGDDEHRAGAQPFVCPVSVPLPCAERVRCLYCDHMGIRIVHPVWEDFHGRKLEFEKMFRGEDPCDKDFDPAVDRSYYTNMKIIDHSHVTTERLNGRVEEDRLYNDPLEDSSDGYGSDLTLMSEEYDSDLDLHSMTDERHVSHPMVITSCGSVY from the exons ATGGCGCTGGTGCCCAACTGCCCCCCGGATCTCCGGATCTACGATTCGGTTTACGATTGCGGGCTGTCCTCGCGCCGGGAGCAGGCGGAGCATAGGTCGCGGCTGCTGGACAAGATCCGGGACTCCTACCGCAAGGCGCTGGAGCGGCTCAACCCCAGGGCGAGGCCCGGCATGGCGGCGCGCTTCCTCCACGCCGGTGGTTTCTGCCTGGGCTTCGTCGACCCGGTCTCCAACGTCCTCGCCAACACGCTCGTCTCCCACGGGCGCGCGGAATCggccggcgagcgcgacctcgtCTACGTCCCCGAGGAGAAGCTCAGGGACCTGGAGCGCCGCTCGCTGGACGGCCTGGTCACCTTCCTCACCCGCTTCTTCCCCTACCTCCCCGACTGCCACGCCGTGCGCTTCCTGCTCCTCGCCGACGCCCACCCGATGGTCGCCCTCCGCATCGCCGCGTCGGACCTCGGCATCAGCCGAATCGGGTCCGACAAGCGCGCCTTCGACGAGGCCCTCGGCATGGCCTTTAAgtgcgccgccatggccgccaagCACCCAGACCCTGACCGACTCTTGCgcgactggctcgccatctccAGCCGACTCCCCGACAACGTGGGCCTCCTCGCCGAGGTGCGCCGCCGCTCCCCGCCATCCACCCTCGACAAGGTCGCCAAGCTGGTCGACGGATCACCGCTGCCGCTCGACTCATGCCTCTGGCTTTCGTTTTTAGTCGCGGGTTCTCGTCTCGGCAGCGTGCCGCACCTGCACAGCAGCGCTCTCAAGGGGACGCTCCAGGACGCGGTCCACGGGTTCTACCTCCAGGCCCTCGCCCGGCTGCCGGCCGGCGAGCTGCGCTCCCGCTTCCACCGCAGTCTGCTCGTTGCAGGCAACTGCTATGGCCCGCTCGACcctgtctccaacatcatcatcaacaccatctGGTATGATGCAGCGTTCCCACAGACTGCAAAACTCGAGGTGGATGTCATCGGCACAATGATTCTCCACCGGATGGAGAACTGCTCCTTGTTCGGCCTCATCTCCTTCCTCTGCACGCGGCACCATCACATCGATTTCAATCAAGCTATTCGATGCTTGCTCCAGGCAAATGGCAACCTACTCCAAGCTGATCATCGCCTTGATGCTGGCTTCCGGCGGGAGTTCACCACCGGCTTGGAGAAATCCTTTTTGGCTGCTGCTAGGGCTGCCTATCACCCCAACCCTGATGCTCAAGCAAAGCTTTTGCATTCCTGTCCATCTCAGGAGATATCAAGGCTACTGCAGGGTAGTGGCCAACTCTCTTCTGAAGAAGTTCAGTGCCTTGCCAGGTTGTTGTGTCCCGAGGCCGCCTGCAGCGAGCAGCCACTTCGGCCCCATCCAGACTACTTGTTTTCGCATACAAGGATCTCCAAGAAGATAAGTGCTGCATTGAGTGCATATGCTGCAATGCTTGGTGGG GAAACCATGTATGAGCTTCATACTATCTGTGGTGTGAACGAATGCGTGTCAGGCccagttggcactgatgctaagtGCTACCACACTCATGCCAATTTCCTGGCAACTCCCAAAGGCGCTCAGTTTCCTACCGGCACAACTCCGTTGCTATTCTTTGCTGAGGTGTGCAATGGTGATGATGAGCACAGAGCTGGAGCACAACCCTTCGTCTGCCCTGTGTCAGTGCCGTTACCATGCGCTG AACGGGTACGGTGCCTTTACTGCGATCACATGGGGATCAGGATCGTGCATCCAGTTTGGGAAGACTTCCATGGGCGCAAGTTGGAGTTTGAGAAGATGTTCCGTGGAGAAGACCCCTGCGACAAAGATTTTGATCCTGCAGTGGACCGGTCATATTACACCAACATGAAGATCATCGACCATAGCCACGTGACGACGGAGAGGCTTAATGGTAGGGTAGAAGAGGACCGCCTTTACAATGATCCGTTGGAGGATAGTAGTGATGGGTATGGTAGCGACCTGACTTTGATGAGCGAAGAGTATGATAGTGATTTAGATTTGCATTCCATGACTGACGAGCGTCATGTCTCTCACCCCATGGTAATAACATCTTGTGGTAGCGTTTATTAA
- the LOC123168527 gene encoding uncharacterized protein translates to MAAVGLLGVRPAPATGRLERQARASPDAVSWGWRARARPLRSVPPPGRAGRGGARAARPLRAAMGGGDLYALDFDGVFCDSCGESSLSAVKAAKVRWPWAFEQVDAAMEEWIVEQMHTLRPVIETGYENLLLVRLLVEIQIPSARKSSVADGLSIQEILDNWSKLLPTLMDEWQEDRESLVDLFGRVRDDWLENDLSGWIGANRFYPGTADALKLSSSELYIVTTKQSRFTGALLKELAGVDFPSERIYGLGTGPKVKVLQQLQEMPQHQGLTLHFVEDRLATLKNVIKEPALDKWNLYLVKWGYNTQEEREEAGAISRIQLIDLPDFSKQLK, encoded by the exons ATGGCCGCCGTTGGTCTTCTCGGCGTGCGTCCAGCTCCGGCGACCGGCCGCCTTGAGAGGCAGGCGAGGGCTTCACCTGACGCGGTTAGCTGGGGCTGGCGTGCCCGCGCGCGCCCCCTTCGGTCCGTTCCGCCGCCCGGGCGAGCGGGGAGGGGCGGGGCAAGGGCGGCGAGGCCCTTGCGCGCCGCGATGGGCGGCGGCGACCTGTACGCCCTCGACTTCGACGGCGTCTTCTGCGACAGCTGCGGCGAGAGCTCCCTCTCCGCCGTCAAG GCCGCCAAGGTGAGGTGGCCGTGGGCGTTTGAGCAGGTCGACGCCGCCATGGAAGAGTGGATAGTGGAGCAGATGCACACC CTTCGTCCAGTGATAGAAACAGGATATGAGAACCTGTTGCTTGTAAGGTTGCTTGTTGAGATCCAGATACCCTCTGCTCGAAAGTCATCA GTTGCAGATGGGCTTAGCATCCAAGAAATATTGGACAACTGGTCAAAACTGTTGCCCACTCTCATGGACGAGTGGCAAGAAGATAGGGAATCTCTTGTAGATCTCTTTGGCCGTGTAAGGGATGACTGGCTTGAAAATGATTTGTCTGGCTGGATAGGTGCTAACAG GTTTTATCCTGGGACGGCTGATGCATTAAAGCTTTCAAGCTCTGAACTTTACATAGTCACAACAAAACAG AGTAGATTTACTGGAGCACTACTTAAAGAATTGGCTGGAGTAGATTTTCCCTCTGAAAGGATATATGGCCTTGGCACTGG TCCGAAGGTAAAAGTTCTCCAGCAGTTGCAGGAAATGCCACAGCACCAAGGTCTTACACTTCA TTTCGTCGAGGACCGACTAGCAACTCTGAAGAACGTGATAAAAGAACCAGCGCTGGACAAATGGAACCTCTACCTGG TGAAATGGGGATACAACACGCAAGAAGAGAGGGAAGAAGCAGGGGCCATATCGAGGATCCAGCTCATCGATCTCCCAGATTTCAGTAAGCAGCTGAAATAA